The Aricia agestis chromosome 3, ilAriAges1.1, whole genome shotgun sequence genome includes the window TGTCCTTTCTTGCCAAATCATTGCTCTTCTACTTAAATTGTAGGTACTATAATAATGTTGCCTGCAATTACATTTGTGTGGCTTTTTTCGAAAATGGAGATACCTAGAGttaagtctcgggaaaggacatctaatataataaaaataagtcggggtttccttcctgacgctataactccagaacgcacgaaccgatttccacggctttgcattcgttggaaaggtctcgagctccgtgaggtctatagaaaaaaaaaatcagaaagaacttcaagagaaaagcaggaaaacagggaaaatcattttatagcaaaacaacgttagccaggacagctagtattaatataaaatatgcccTTTTACGAGCCTTAAAGTATTCTTAAGACAGATTTACCTTAATTAGCTTAGCGTGAAGATGTTAAAACAAACGAATGGTTCAAATTAACAATATCAGCacctttattaatataattatttttttcataataagcATAAAATTTTCCAGAAATCCATGATGGCGGAGATCAGCAAGCACCTTTTCGACTCAATCTGCCGCGACCTCCACTGCAGCCAGATTGTTCACCCGTGGACTAAAAGTTGTTTTGACGTCTGGCCCATACTGCAGTTCTTCATTGGCAGCGCTAAGTTTTATTTAGTAGTGCATTTGGTAAGTTTTGATTTAGAATACAGACAATTTGGGGCAGAAAGTAAAAGTAGGTGCACAAATAAAGTGGGCAAGTTACTTAGATGGAAAAATCAGCGCCACCCACTTTTCGTATTCCTATTGCAAAAgcacactaaaatataatgtaggtaATTCTTTAGATGTGTAGATCTCGGATTGTTTTATAaagatttaagttttttttttgataaatatattaaatatttaatttgtgacATTGCAGGTCCAAAATCTATTAAAAGGCAAAAAATTCAAAACCCGCGAGGATGTGCGGAGAGCGCTAGAGTACTACTTGAGGTCAACATTGCTGGGGGCACTCGTCTGCTCCACGAGCGTAAGCGGCGCCTGCTTTTTCAGGTAAGGGACTAACGTACTGTAATATAAtagctaaattaaaaaaaaaacaagcttCGGTACATATGTCATTGTCCGGACTGCTTCTTAATAAACTGCAACAAAATTACATACAATATTAGCTCTCAATTCTCATGTTAAAGCAGTAATATGGCCAGGGCCATGGTAAGGGCTAcaggcgcctgtgtgcaaaaaaaagagCTTTGGCGctcctttaggcaaattttttgggtccttggttttggcgcccctaaataTGACGATTgacgcccctagaggatggcgcccgtgtgcattgcacacattgcacatatggtagcgggggccctgaatATGGCAACTTTTACAACAAAATAGTAGCTGGAAGAAACATCATACGCGCTCTTTTTTACTATTGTCAGTTTGCACTTAATATTAGGCGATTGGATTTCTCGTCGTCTGATCTTAAAAGATAACACGTCATAGTGTGTAATACGTGTAAAGCTCAATAATTGTATTTCATTGGGTAGCATTCTGCCGATTCACCGATGCATGCTCACTGCTGATCCCAAAATTCCCACAGCAAAGCCACTGGGACGGGAAACTTAGTTGCATAAAACGTTAAGTTGTTTAAAGCTGGGATACAAAGGACTGCGGCTAAAGTGTGGACAGACAATACAACAGTACAGCGGATTTAGTTTGAAAACGCACGCACAGACGCCCCGGCCCAAAGTAGTTTGTTACAATGCGATGAAATGTAACTGGTAATTCTGGAATTACACGGGTAGGAAATTGAGGAATAAATTTTGCCGCTTTCTTTGAAATCAGGCGAGCTcctaacattattatatttttatagtgctaATGTATGTGAGTAGGATCTAAGTTTCCTTTTCTCTCTTAACGGATGGACCATCATTATGTCGTGAGATTATGCGCAGTATGCGCAGTACCTACAGGGTGACCAATCATCCATAATATCGTTTCAAATTTTTGTtattccaacgcgagaatctaTAACATAGAATATAGAGCCACATATCAAAcgcagccgacagatcacagctaacattgaatagaTATAATCCAACTAAACGAcgaaggtccgtcaactgcctatgaatccatTTCCCTCGTAGTACATAAAGATCCTCaaagtgatgagtgatgacacttTGCAGATGAAAACACTCAGTGAACAAAACATCACACACAAACACGTTAGAAGCGATACTCATACTCGCAGAAAACCTTGTCATCGTACAGCTTTTAAAAGGCCGATTTTAGAAAAGCCTCCAGAATAAAAGAACCACACTCAGCGGATTCTCTAAAGAGTTCACTATGTTAGGAAAACATGAGCAGGGCTGTCGAATATCCGGCTTCCGGCGCCGGTCTCCGGTCGGAAGGCCTTTACAAAGGTTAAGTCATGTGATTTTATTTGTGTTCGGGTTAATATTCAAGCCAGAAAGTAATTTCGTGGTTGAATTCTAAATGTGGTCTTATGTTGGTGTCCCTTGGCCCagcattttcattaaatttgttTTGGTAGTAATGAGCTAGATAAAAAGTTTTGGAAAATAAATGTGATGATTTTTTTCGGAAAATGATTAGCTGTAAAGAGGAAATTTATATAGAGGTTTTTAGCGTAGCAAATTATttaccagtagctctaccatgagttaaaatctatagtttttatcgatgctcgataccgactacgtaaatatttagtgtggcgattttagttccgcacaTAACGGCTAGAGGCGCtataaaatttgccatactaaaaatttacgtagtcggtatcgattatcgataaataTTAAAGCTTTAAACTCATGTTAGAGCTAtaacagtagctctaccatgagtttaaagctatagtatttatcgattagctctaccatgagtttaaagatgtatttatcgatactcgataccgactacgtaaatatttagtaggcgctgtaaaatttgccataattactaaaaatgtatgtagtcggtatcgagtatcgataaatactttagatttaaactcatggtagagctacagctgTTGTGAGTGTTGTTATTTACctgagtaacataatataagtaataagtagttTCGTGATAAATTTCaaagtaaaacaatttttatttaattgatttttaGAATAGACAACCCTGTGGAATAAAATCACACTTTCAATTATGAGGTGAACAGAAAGTGGAGCGAGCAATTAGAGTAATGTAGATTCCGGCCGATACAGAAGAATGGAGCGTGTTTAacacttagggtgaagccaaacgagcgtaatttgtgaacTGAATgagcagaatttcggctggcagaaattctgctgcattcagtttcttACAAAAGTCCCGTttaattcacacgagcgtagttttgtgagtcatgatattttgtatgagaatatatttacgcgaccgaaattctgcgactcaccaCTCACAAATTGCGCTcgcttggcttcacccttaggtCTCAACGCTCAAGTCTCAATACAACAGTAATGCACAGAGTAGTACAGACTATATAATggcttgtaatttttaatttttggcaatCTTCATTTTCTGAGGAAATAGCATAATATTTGACGACCtagtggctcaattggttgagcgTGTGGCAATTGGCAGCACAAGccagggtcgcgggttcgaatcccgccgacggaacacaaagttttcaatgttccggGGTCTGGATGTGTTTTAAATATGTGTAGGATatcataaaaatcttaaatgttatatgatatgtatagtataaaagtattaaatatattttcgttgtctggtacctgtaacacaagtccttcaggtacttagtacggggccagactgacgtggtgagaagcgtccatagatattattattatattattataatatgatttatgagACGTAGTTTATGTAAGCTAAAAGTAATTGAGAAGGCAGAGGGATCCCAGGATAACCAGACACAGTAGGATGTAGTAAGTACCTAGTTATACTCTGCCAAAGGAAAAAGGAACTAACTACCGTACTAACATTGATTCTTATACGATTGTTTGATTAATCCTTTacgaatcataataattatattaaaattatatgattacattagaattatttaatacttaattattaaattagagttaagtatattataaagaattactaagtacctaattattttaaatttatttaatctgTTTTACCAGATGGCTACTAGGACGAAGATTCAACTACTACACATACATCTTCATACCCAACATGCTGAACGGCTTGTTCATCCTGCTAGAACCTCCTTCTAGAAGAGGACTCGTCGTTAATTTGTTCTGCAATATGGTAATTTTGTTGTGATTcataaaaattaacttttttttaaattaaaaactattacgtgggagagccatgcttcggcatgaatgggctcgtttcttttttttatgaaataagggggcaaacgagcaaacggatcacctgatggaaagcaacttccgtcgcccatggacactcgcagcatcagaagagctgcaagtgcgttgctgaccttttaagagggaatagggtaataggggaaggtagggaagggaagggaatagttgagggtatggaagggaatagggtaggggttaggggattgggcctccggtaaactcactcactcggcgaaacacagcgcaagcgctgtttcacgccggttttctgtgagaacgtggtatttatccggtcgagccggcccattcgtgccgaagcatggctctcccacgtaatagtTTTtaatctcacagaaaaccggcgtgaaacagcgcttgcgctgtgtttcgccgagtgagtgaatttacgctgaggccctattcccttctctaccctccactattcccttcccttcccattcctaccctcccctattaccctattctctcagaaggccggcaacgcacctgccatgctgcgagtgtccatgggcaacggaagttgctttccatcaggtgacccgtttgatcgtttgcccccttacttcataaaaaaaattaacgtatCCAATGACTACAATTTTACCTAACCTAAAAGTAGGGCGCAACAAAGCTAAAAAGTTTtcacttgataataataattaatgtaactcTTCTCCTGTAATCCTTTTAAgttttcaattataattttggTCATTCTTTAAGAAAAagtttgttaataaaaaattataattatttttccagGTTGTGGAATACTGGTTGCGGTCGTTAGAACACGCCGGTTGGATAAGGATAACAAAGCTTAAAATGACACTTTTGTTTATGCTGGGTAGCTCTCTACTCTTCTATCTTATGAGGTTGGAAGGAGAGAAAACAAAACGAACGCCATTACTCTGGTAATTATATTGCTGCATGCAAAATaattttccacaaaaaaaagaaaataatattatgttgtgacTAGCTGATACATAATAATTCAAACAAGTGACATACAGATAAACAAggctattaaaataatattatgtaaaataagaataatattgctgaaaaatatattctatGATGCCAGTTcactgttttaaacttaactagCCAGCtaaagcgatgctgcaattgaAGGGGAGTAGAGACAAGGACAGAAAAGTATCAATAacaatagtaaaataattaaaaatattacatccACGACATAGTGAGTTGAATTAACATAACCATTAAACTTGAGACATCTATtattgtaggtaggtactattcataattatagtttttgttgTGTGATGTTGTACGTTAAACAAAGAGTCTTTATAACATAGTAATATGTAAATAGTCTAAGGAACAAACTTTTTTTTGCAAACAAAGACAAAGGCACGATTTTTAAAAGCAAATggtaaactataattattattggcaactatgtacattgtacaaccaCTAAAATTTATTCGACTATACTACAcgttattatatttcaattttaatcgACCATAGGCTTAGCggcgtttttttttctttataatattatggttaagtataataatagtaCATAATCGGAGGCCTATAATATAAATCATTGCTAGCTTTTCTCGAAGGCTCTGTATCACTGGCCCACTTGTACGACAACGAATACtaatttaatagttaatattcACTTTTACCTTACATTTACACACCAAAATGCCACTTTAGAAAATGCCTCTAAAACACTCCTGTCGAacatctttttaattttttcccaTTTAAATTCCAGGCTGTATACACCGGAAAAAGTGAAACACAAAGAGCCGGGAGAGACTCCTTGTCCGCACAGTGGGCCGTGCTCTAAATACATCTTGAAGGTTTGTCCTTTGTTGTTCATGTAGATTTTAATGAATTACAGTCACCACATGTTATGAAAATGGCTTAATGACTTTTTAATGACTGTATGTAATTGGGTATAATAAattttagtaagtagtaactaataatctcccacaccggtttcggtgacggtggccggtttcattgaaaccaggccagctacgcaggaataatatttttatagtgcccaagtgtgtgcgcagtgcacaagagcaatttctattcctttactctcataacccagtaggatggaagaccgacacgaccggcgagagtcggatgggcatgtaaaaaatcgaTCCTGCGCCTGACGCAGACCGACgcgtggatcatcttacttgtcagacaatcaggtgatcagcctgcattgtcttaaccaaacttggaaataacatgtttccaacgcgggaatcgaacccacgacctcgagtcaagagccgcgctctttaccactagaccacggaggcgttgtaaCTACTTAATGCCAAAGGTACGGTCGTTGACGGATTCACTCTACTGCATTGTTTTAAAAGCGAGGGCAAAACACTGTACCGATATTATAATGACACTTGTAGAtccggtaaacgttgttttgccacttACGTACTTCCAGTTATGAAAAATAGATAGTGCCAACTTTCAGATCTGCACCCGGTGCACCAGTCAAATGGGCCATAATTTGAgttactcctccaaaacggctggaCCGTTTCGCAAGACTTTGGCAACTATCTTAGGCATGACGACGACTTAGATCGAAATAGATAGATTTCATGATAGAGAatggaacataatataaaatactactgatagttttaaaatttctttacagcatttttagtgttccgtagccaaatggcaaaaaacggaacccttatagattcgtcatgtctgtctgtctgtctgtccgtccgtatgtcacagccacttttctccgaaactataagagctatactattgaaacttggtaggTAGATGTAGTTTATAAAcggctttaagattttgatacaaaaatggaaaaattattaaaaattttaggggtccccatagatacaactgaaacaaattttttttcatcttacctatgcgtgtggggtatctaaagataagtctttaaaaatcatattgaggtttctcatataatttttttctaacctgaatagtttgcgagaaaaactcttccaaagtggtaaaatgtgtgtcccccccctctaacttctaaagtaggggcttgataagtctaaaaaatatacatgatgtacattactacaaaaactacaaacgaaaattggttcgaacgagatctagccagtagttttttttatacgtcataaatggtaaaccttaatttaacttttattaaatcaactgaaatataaaaataaataaaaaaccacTTAATTTCATAGATAtataccttattgctgctgcggaacccttaatgggcgagtccaactcttacttggccggtttttttcttTACAGGGCACCGCAACGTACTTCAGCGCAGGGCTGGCATTCACAGTAGTGAACCTGCTACGACCGCTCCTCAAGTCTCCGCTGACAACCCTAAGCAGCCTCAGCGGGAAGCACCTCAAGTTGGCCATGTTCCTCGGCAGCTATATCGGTATTTACAGAGTACGAATGTATGAAATGATATATTACTGATTTCTAActggaatatattatatttgtctatCTATTATATTGGGAAATTTTTCAATCATTACATTGAGAGCCACATAAAATACTATTACTATGatgtcaatattattataatatttttattctactAATCTTTTTTAAACACCTATTGATGACGAATTGGCAGCCAATCGAATTCGGTCGGGCTGTTTGCAGGCTGACCTGACCGGACTCCTCTTGTGCATTCCCGTGTATGTGCAGGAGTTTTAGGTCGGCCTGCAGTAAGACCACTGTGAGCCTCATTATTTACAATCGTTCATGCAAATCAAGTAATCTACCACACCTTGCTCTTCTATCACCTTATCATTCTAAGGATTTTGTCTCCATATTTACGTAGCCTCGTTTCCAGCTTATCATCTGCTGGTTGTGTCACAAGCGGGGGAGTGACTCAGCGGCGCACGCGCTGCCAGCCGGCGCGATCGCGGGCCTGTCCTTCCTGTTCAAGCCCAGCCTCGGTGTCGCGATAGCGGCCTTATCTGGCGCGTTCAAAGTGAGTTcagtgatgttttttttttttcatttattttggcATCAAACAGTCATATACAAAAGAAATTCAAtatgttgtaatatttttttacaatagacctatagtgccgaaacataatatttagtgaaTTATGGAGAGACGCGTATATGATTAAGattgacttaaaagttaaaactatagCTTACACTAAACCAAAGatgctacttttttaaatacatgCATGAGTATTGTTAAGGGTCTCAAATAAAAGTGGACTGTAACAAATAAACTGGTGTATTAAAGAACCAAGACTTGTACAACATTAATTATTAGACGCGACATGGGTGTCGACAGTAGCCATTGTTCTCGAAGAATGCCGGTCGCCGGCCGGTGTTGCGCGGGCGCCCCCGCGTCCCGCGATCCGCGCCTCCGTCCCGCCTTCCCCTCGCTCCGTTCCAATGCACGTGGAACTTGCGTGATTGGACAAGTATAGCTAGTCATTGCACCCTGTAGGTACACTAAACGTACAAGGTACCATGAATAactgaaaaatacaaaaaaaaatatataatacaatttAGTCGATCGAGTTACATATctataaatcataaaatttcagaagtacAAAACTCAAACTATGTTCAGTCTACGTTTAAGTTCTAATTTTAGGCTATTAAGAGAATTAttgaaaatatcaatatcggtgaAGTTTCTGTTATAATTGTCAGTGGAACGGTATAAAAATGAGTTACGAGTGTAAGTTTTAGAAAGTTTCGGAGGAACAAATAGGGGCTTCTTACGTGAGGGTCGCACAGGGAGCCGAGAATGAGCTTTGAACGATATCATTGATAATAATGTAGGTGAATCAGTAAGTgcgtttaatattttacatagttGTGTGATGTCGGACATGTTACGTCTGTCATAAAGAGTTGTTAATTTGTGCCTACGCAGGGTATCTTCATAAGGTTCATTGAAAACATTTAGACGGTAGTTAAGTGCTTTTAGAAATTTCTTTTGAATATTTTCAATCCGATTAGTGTGTACTTGAAAACATGGATTCCAAACTGTACTACAAAAATCTAAAATAGAACGTACGAAGGAAAAGTAAAGAATTTTTAGAGTATTTACGTCTCTGAATGGTTTGCTAATACGAAGAATGAAGCCTAAATTACGATAAGCCTTACTAATAATATGATCAAAGTGATTGCTAAATGTTAATTTAGAGTCCATAATTAGCCCGAGGTCTCTAATGGTCGAAAGTctcttaagaataaaattgtcAATAGTGTAGTCAAAATGTATTGGGTGGGTCTTTCGTGTGTAGGACATAATGAAGCATTTGTCTATATTTAGGAACAATTGATTGATTCGACAATATTCGAGTAATCTTAATAAATCATTCTGCAGCTTTGAGCAATCCAGTATGGATTTTATCACCATGAAAATTTTCGTATCATCAGCATAAAGAAGGTGATTActatgtataaaattaaatccaATGTCGTTTATGTAAAGGCTAAACAATAAGGGCCCCAAACGGGATCCCTAGGGGACGCCGGAAGGTACAGGTAGAAATCGAGAACAGTAACCTTTAAGATACACTGCTTGGCTacgattttttatataagaatTGATCCATCTAAGGAGGTTGCCGTGCACACCGGCTCTCGCAAGCTTTTCGATCAACATATCgtgatttattttatcgaatGCTTTAGAGAAGTCGGTGTACACGACATCCACCTGCAGGTTATTGTCCATAGCCTGAGCCAAATACTCAGTAAAATTTAACATATTACTATCTACACTACGATATTTGAGAAAACCGTGTTGATGTTGGGAAATATGGTTACGAAAAACAAGTGAAGTTTGTGTGGTAACAATTTTTCCTAATATCTTACCCAAGACGCAAAGCTTAGAAATGGGCCTGTATTCTGTTATGTGatcttttttattgttcttgGGAATTGGGGTTATGATAGATTTTTTCCAAGTGCGAGGAAAAACACCTGATGCAATTGAAGTGCGGAAAATAATCGTCACTGGCTTTGCAAGAGCTTCGGcacattttgaaataaaaatagggTGAATGCCATCAGATCCAGCTCCCTTTTTAGTGTTAAATTGCTTTAATTCCTTTAAAACAGTgtcaaaatcaatatttacggaTTTTATGTCAACATTTGAAAGaacattattatgtaaattattatttgttccgGGATTATTTCTAATGAACAcagaattaaaatattcattaaaggCATCACAAATTTCGTTACCAGAAGACAGAATATGGCCCTTGTATAACATTCTTTCTGGAATTTGATTCGACTCATTTTTTGATTTCACGTATGACCAGAAGAACTTGGGgtgatttttaatattatcttccgaaaacttgataaaatttttatagcaatctagggacatttttttaaaacggctacGTAGTATTGAGAAAGTATGATAATCTTGGGGATTGCCATAGGTTTTCCATTTTTTGTGGTACTTATACTTTTCTTTCGATAATTTTATAAGAGGTTTAGTATACCATGGGGGATACTTTTCTTTAGTTGTTTGTGTGTAAGAGGGCACAAATTCGTCAATTGCACTATTAATAATACTGTAGAGGTAATCTGTCATAGAATCGACATTATGGCATTTGGCGAGAGATGTTTCCCAGTCTACAGAGCTTAGTATCGTTTTGATTGAATCATAGTCGGCTCTGAAATATTGTCTTTTAACTACGGAGGCTTGCTTAAGTGTagaacaataacatatttttatgtcaaaCTCGATAGCCTTGTGATGGAGGTCTTCTGGTACAAGAGGGCTTTCACATGGTGAGATATGACATGTTGCATTACTAAACACTAGATCTAATAATCTATTATTATGGTTAAGTTGACTGTTATATTGAGATAATAAAGACAGGTTCATAAAGTCTGCAGTTAAACAAGCTAGTTTATCACTAGTAGTACAGATATCCATCGAATTAGAGTTATAATTATATTCCCAGCTTGCGTGGGttatattaaaatcacctaTTAATACATAAGTATCACTGGTGTTACTTAAAATAGATTCGCTTACTCGATCGTAAAGCGACAATAAAGTTGCTTCGTGTCTATTACCGTGCGGAATATAAGTGCAAATAATGTGTAGATAGCGGTTAGATGTCTCGAGGTATCGCGCGGCAGACGTGCTGGCAGGGACGTGGCTGTTATCGCGCAACGGGAGGGAGACCCATACCTCCTCTGATAAGGGCGGCGTACGCGCGTCACTCCGCCGCCTTGGACAGAGCTCGCGGCGCACGGCGATCAACACACCTCCCCCGCGGCTATGACCTGTGTCTAAACTATTACGGTCGCATCGATAAAGTTCATACCGACTATCAAAGTATTCGCTGTTATGAAAGTTGTCGGTGAGCCATGTCTCTGTAATGCATATAACATCAAAATTGTTGTTTATGACTTCTCTTAAAAATGTGTGTGATTTCGTGTGAAGACCCCTCACGTTCTGATAGTAAAATGATAGCTTAGTGTTAtcgaattatttttatgattaaataaCAAGTACAATATGTCGACGTTCCACTAACATTTCTTACACAGTTTACAATAGAATTATTATAGCGATGAGACTTATACAATGTAAAACAAATCAATGATACTATAATAGctaataatttaaagaaaaaatctaaATCGACCTTGAATAGTACGATT containing:
- the LOC121725289 gene encoding transmembrane protein 135-like, with translation MMAEISKHLFDSICRDLHCSQIVHPWTKSCFDVWPILQFFIGSAKFYLVVHLVQNLLKGKKFKTREDVRRALEYYLRSTLLGALVCSTSVSGACFFRWLLGRRFNYYTYIFIPNMLNGLFILLEPPSRRGLVVNLFCNMVVEYWLRSLEHAGWIRITKLKMTLLFMLGSSLLFYLMRLEGEKTKRTPLLWLYTPEKVKHKEPGETPCPHSGPCSKYILKGTATYFSAGLAFTVVNLLRPLLKSPLTTLSSLSGKHLKLAMFLGSYIGIYRLIICWLCHKRGSDSAAHALPAGAIAGLSFLFKPSLGVAIAALSGAFKIFSTTLYEKKMITEKVDLPLMLYCLSQGTLFHARCMHPRACPSYVFNLIKSVSNGYVDLTYASIEEAIKRRVM